A stretch of the Lineus longissimus chromosome 12, tnLinLong1.2, whole genome shotgun sequence genome encodes the following:
- the LOC135496672 gene encoding polyhomeotic-like protein 2 isoform X3: protein MSESSSAATSSSTSTPGNVVSAMTGNTTQTSTTACSQPQSNLRPPSQPPPQQHPQPPPPLPPPSVPQQLQPAMHQMQQHMSQPLQSLQPLQPSPMSQMTQQSPNMQSQAAQNMQSPGNTPTIRSPLPQVQVIHHQNAYLQQFYTQQQQFMLQNAAVQAMQARGINPQQLNLAQLRPQLMDPKNQTMMSAPVSLSQAVRPMVSLCQVSQQGNPQQGISTANSVKSVVAGKPGTITTQATPQMIGSKQVQLQQRGPQPLVIGQLGNISNLGNLGIGIPGQNSQNTQALVAQGKTQTVTVAASPQPQVLSSPTQLRFSGPQLVTNTGQIITSQPAMLTSPTMLNHLQAMATLQQGIPMAHHQQLVGGSQSPAIITGQPPLYIRTTGPIQQPQGVVTNIQGITQIKGRQNAETNTTTNMLTRPIITPTKHTTASQTSKPASLQGNQKPPSINGSTQTSNNLSKAGSILPKQISRVKGKSQSKPSSPVPPTAMGKAQSKPSTPIPQPSPSPPTFKNQTEIKKEASKALATNDNKTNKTDSVSTGTDMEKIPEAQVQVPPGEKENNCVASVETQMEEHDEPPQLEKQKAIVKPHVLTHIIEGFVIQEGPEPFPVSNRVQRSSILTDMIPPKIPRVDKESESEEKGDDKEMSFDGKQTLKCEFCGKVAPARKFKRSKRFCSMACTKRYNVGCSRRLGLFEPKGSGPGKPFSKKRHALKLRNKGWRRGQGGRLAYTIAQQQKQQQELRGSHRRTSTKSKPDNHGTRPHDLQVYHHGPGGRPPSNTSPDATKFPLYPPEQTSDSSSQSGRDDTSSPATPVQQDYSPELMDVEEEDCEQKHPSKWTVDEVYEFIRLLPGCDTHAYEFKQQEIDGQALLLLKEDHLMSAMNIKLGPALKICARINSLKEELA from the exons ATGTCCGAGTCTAGTTCAGCTGCGACATCCTCTTCTACAAGCACGCCTGGCAACGTCGTTAGTGCCATGACAGGCAACACAACACAGACATCAACGACTGCTTGCTCTCAGCCCCAGTCTAACCTGCGACCTCCATCCCAACCACCCCCTCAACAACATCCAcagccaccaccaccactaccacctCCTTCTGTACCACAGCAACTGCAGCCTGCCATGCATCAGATGCAGCAGCATATGTCGCAGCCGCTGCAGTCTCTACAGCCACTACAGCCATCTCCGATGTCTCAGATGACCCAACAGTCACCGAACATGCAATCGCAAGCGGCGCAGAACATGCAGTCACCTGGGAATACACCAACGATCCGCTCGCCTCTGCCACAGGTTCAGGTGATTCATCACCAGAACGCCTACCTGCAACAGTTCTACACCCAGCAACAACAGTTCATGCTACAGAATGCTGCTGTCCAAG CCATGCAAGCCCGTGGTATCAACCCCCAGCAGTTAAACTTGGCACAGCTACGGCCTCAGTTGATGGACCCAAAGAACCAGACGATGATGTCTGCCCCTGTCTCTCTCAGCCAAGCAGTAAGACCAATG GTGAGCCTCTGTCAAGTGTCACAGCAGGGCAATCCGCAGCAGGGAATCTCCACAGCAAACTCAGTCAAGTCAGTCGTTGCCGGCAAACCAGGCACGATCACAACGCAAGCCACGCCTCAGATGATTGGCAGCAAACAAGTGCAATTACAGCAGCGGGGTCCTCAACCTCTGGTTATTGGCCAGCTCGGCAATATCAGCAATCTTGGTAATCTTGGGATCGGTATACCTGGCCAAAACTCGCAGAACACACAAGCTTTAGTGGCACAG GGTAAAACACAAACAGTGACTGTTGCAGCCTCGCCACAACCTCAGGTGCTGAGCAGTCCAACACAGTTACGGTTTTCAGGGCCCCAGCTCGTGACAAACACGGGACAGATCATCACATCACAGCCAGCAATGCTGACCAGCCCGACTATGCTGAATCACCTCCAGGCCATGGCAACACTCCAACAGGGCATCCCAATGGCTCATCATCAACAGTTGGTGGGTGGTAGCCAATCGCCTGCTATCATTACGGGACAGCCACCTCTTTACATACGGACCACCGGACCGATCCAACAGCCTCAGGGTGTCGTTACAAACATTCAGGGTATCACGCAAATAAAGGGACGTCAGAATGCTGAGACAAATACGACAACGAACATGTTAACGAGGCCAATTATTACGCCTACTAAACACACAACTGCCAGTCAGACATCAAAACCTGCTTCTTTGCAAGGAAACCAGAAACCGCCGAGCATAAATGGATCGACCCAAACGTCAAATAATTTGTCGAAAGCTGGGAGTATTCTACCCAAACAAATAAGCCGTGTGAAAGGCAAAAGTCAGTCAAAACCTAGTTCTCCAGTTCCTCCCACTGCCATGGGGAAAGCCCAGTCGAAACCTAGCACACCCATCCCCCAACCATCACCTAGTCCTCCCACGTTCAAAAACCAGACTGAAATCAAGAAAGAGGCTAGTAAAGCACTCGCCACAAATGACAATAAAACAAATAAGACAGATTCTGTGAGTACAGGCACCGATATGGAAAAAATACCAGAAGCCCAGGTGCAAGTGCCCCCTGGTGAGAAGGAGAATAACTGTGTGGCGAGTGTGGAGACGCAGATGGAGGAGCATGACGAACCACCACAGCTGGAGAAGCAGAAGGCGATCGTTAAGCCACATGTTCTCACTCACATCATCGAGGGCTTCGTCATCCAAGAAGGGCCCGAGCCGTTCCCAGTAAGTAATAGG GTGCAGCGCTCATCTATCCTGACTGATATGATCCCACCGAAAATACCCCGCGTCGACAAGGAGTCTGAATCTGAAGAGAAAGGTGACGACAAGGAGATGTCCTTTG ATGGCAAGCAGACTCTGAAGTGTGAGTTCTGTGGAAAGGTGGCGCCTGCCCGCAAGTTTAAACGTTCAAAGCGTTTCTGTTCAATGGCTTGTACTAAGCGTTACAATGTTGGATGCTCGCGTCGCCTCGGACTGTTTGAGCCGAAAGGGA gTGGCCCAGGGAAACCATTCTCCAAGAAGAGGCATGCGCTGAAGTTACGGAATAAAGGCTGGCGGCGAGGCCAGGGTGGTCGATTGGCGTACACTATTGCACAACAACAGAAACAACAACAGGAG CTGCGTGGATCACATCGACGAACTTCCACCAAATCAAAGCCTGATAATCACGGAACGCGGCCTCATGATTTACAGGTCTAT CACCATGGGCCAGGTGGCCGACCTCCATCCAACACAAGCCCCGATGCCACCAAGTTCCCACTTTAT CCACCCGAACAGACGAGTGACAGCAGCTCACAGTCGGGCCGTGATGACACATCATCACCGGCGACGCCCGTACAACAGGACTACAGTCCTGAGCTGATGGATGTGGAGGAAGAGGATTGTGAACAGAAGCATCCCTCCAAGTGGACA GTGGATGAAGTGTATGAGTTTATCAGATTATTACCAGGTTGTGACACGCATGCGTATGAGTTTAAACAACAGGAGATTGACGGTCAGGCGCTGTTGCTACTGA
- the LOC135496672 gene encoding polyhomeotic-like protein 2 isoform X5 yields the protein MSESSSAATSSSTSTPGNVVSAMTGNTTQTSTTACSQPQSNLRPPSQPPPQQHPQPPPPLPPPSVPQQLQPAMHQMQQHMSQPLQSLQPLQPSPMSQMTQQSPNMQSQAAQNMQSPGNTPTIRSPLPQVQVIHHQNAYLQQFYTQQQQFMLQNAAVQAMQARGINPQQLNLAQLRPQLMDPKNQTMMSAPVSLSQAVRPMVSLCQVSQQGNPQQGISTANSVKSVVAGKPGTITTQATPQMIGSKQVQLQQRGPQPLVIGQLGNISNLGNLGIGIPGQNSQNTQALVAQGKTQTVTVAASPQPQVLSSPTQLRFSGPQLVTNTGQIITSQPAMLTSPTMLNHLQAMATLQQGIPMAHHQQLVGGSQSPAIITGQPPLYIRTTGPIQQPQGVVTNIQGITQIKGRQNAETNTTTNMLTRPIITPTKHTTASQTSKPASLQGNQKPPSINGSTQTSNNLSKAGSILPKQISRVKGKSQSKPSSPVPPTAMGKAQSKPSTPIPQPSPSPPTFKNQTEIKKEASKALATNDNKTNKTDSVSTGTDMEKIPEAQVQVPPGEKENNCVASVETQMEEHDEPPQLEKQKAIVKPHVLTHIIEGFVIQEGPEPFPVSNRVQRSSILTDMIPPKIPRVDKESESEEKGDDKEMSFDGKQTLKCEFCGKVAPARKFKRSKRFCSMACTKRYNVGCSRRLGLFEPKGSGPGKPFSKKRHALKLRNKGWRRGQGGRLAYTIAQQQKQQQEHHGPGGRPPSNTSPDATKFPLYPPEQTSDSSSQSGRDDTSSPATPVQQDYSPELMDVEEEDCEQKHPSKWTVDEVYEFIRLLPGCDTHAYEFKQQEIDGQALLLLKEDHLMSAMNIKLGPALKICARINSLKEELA from the exons ATGTCCGAGTCTAGTTCAGCTGCGACATCCTCTTCTACAAGCACGCCTGGCAACGTCGTTAGTGCCATGACAGGCAACACAACACAGACATCAACGACTGCTTGCTCTCAGCCCCAGTCTAACCTGCGACCTCCATCCCAACCACCCCCTCAACAACATCCAcagccaccaccaccactaccacctCCTTCTGTACCACAGCAACTGCAGCCTGCCATGCATCAGATGCAGCAGCATATGTCGCAGCCGCTGCAGTCTCTACAGCCACTACAGCCATCTCCGATGTCTCAGATGACCCAACAGTCACCGAACATGCAATCGCAAGCGGCGCAGAACATGCAGTCACCTGGGAATACACCAACGATCCGCTCGCCTCTGCCACAGGTTCAGGTGATTCATCACCAGAACGCCTACCTGCAACAGTTCTACACCCAGCAACAACAGTTCATGCTACAGAATGCTGCTGTCCAAG CCATGCAAGCCCGTGGTATCAACCCCCAGCAGTTAAACTTGGCACAGCTACGGCCTCAGTTGATGGACCCAAAGAACCAGACGATGATGTCTGCCCCTGTCTCTCTCAGCCAAGCAGTAAGACCAATG GTGAGCCTCTGTCAAGTGTCACAGCAGGGCAATCCGCAGCAGGGAATCTCCACAGCAAACTCAGTCAAGTCAGTCGTTGCCGGCAAACCAGGCACGATCACAACGCAAGCCACGCCTCAGATGATTGGCAGCAAACAAGTGCAATTACAGCAGCGGGGTCCTCAACCTCTGGTTATTGGCCAGCTCGGCAATATCAGCAATCTTGGTAATCTTGGGATCGGTATACCTGGCCAAAACTCGCAGAACACACAAGCTTTAGTGGCACAG GGTAAAACACAAACAGTGACTGTTGCAGCCTCGCCACAACCTCAGGTGCTGAGCAGTCCAACACAGTTACGGTTTTCAGGGCCCCAGCTCGTGACAAACACGGGACAGATCATCACATCACAGCCAGCAATGCTGACCAGCCCGACTATGCTGAATCACCTCCAGGCCATGGCAACACTCCAACAGGGCATCCCAATGGCTCATCATCAACAGTTGGTGGGTGGTAGCCAATCGCCTGCTATCATTACGGGACAGCCACCTCTTTACATACGGACCACCGGACCGATCCAACAGCCTCAGGGTGTCGTTACAAACATTCAGGGTATCACGCAAATAAAGGGACGTCAGAATGCTGAGACAAATACGACAACGAACATGTTAACGAGGCCAATTATTACGCCTACTAAACACACAACTGCCAGTCAGACATCAAAACCTGCTTCTTTGCAAGGAAACCAGAAACCGCCGAGCATAAATGGATCGACCCAAACGTCAAATAATTTGTCGAAAGCTGGGAGTATTCTACCCAAACAAATAAGCCGTGTGAAAGGCAAAAGTCAGTCAAAACCTAGTTCTCCAGTTCCTCCCACTGCCATGGGGAAAGCCCAGTCGAAACCTAGCACACCCATCCCCCAACCATCACCTAGTCCTCCCACGTTCAAAAACCAGACTGAAATCAAGAAAGAGGCTAGTAAAGCACTCGCCACAAATGACAATAAAACAAATAAGACAGATTCTGTGAGTACAGGCACCGATATGGAAAAAATACCAGAAGCCCAGGTGCAAGTGCCCCCTGGTGAGAAGGAGAATAACTGTGTGGCGAGTGTGGAGACGCAGATGGAGGAGCATGACGAACCACCACAGCTGGAGAAGCAGAAGGCGATCGTTAAGCCACATGTTCTCACTCACATCATCGAGGGCTTCGTCATCCAAGAAGGGCCCGAGCCGTTCCCAGTAAGTAATAGG GTGCAGCGCTCATCTATCCTGACTGATATGATCCCACCGAAAATACCCCGCGTCGACAAGGAGTCTGAATCTGAAGAGAAAGGTGACGACAAGGAGATGTCCTTTG ATGGCAAGCAGACTCTGAAGTGTGAGTTCTGTGGAAAGGTGGCGCCTGCCCGCAAGTTTAAACGTTCAAAGCGTTTCTGTTCAATGGCTTGTACTAAGCGTTACAATGTTGGATGCTCGCGTCGCCTCGGACTGTTTGAGCCGAAAGGGA gTGGCCCAGGGAAACCATTCTCCAAGAAGAGGCATGCGCTGAAGTTACGGAATAAAGGCTGGCGGCGAGGCCAGGGTGGTCGATTGGCGTACACTATTGCACAACAACAGAAACAACAACAGGAG CACCATGGGCCAGGTGGCCGACCTCCATCCAACACAAGCCCCGATGCCACCAAGTTCCCACTTTAT CCACCCGAACAGACGAGTGACAGCAGCTCACAGTCGGGCCGTGATGACACATCATCACCGGCGACGCCCGTACAACAGGACTACAGTCCTGAGCTGATGGATGTGGAGGAAGAGGATTGTGAACAGAAGCATCCCTCCAAGTGGACA GTGGATGAAGTGTATGAGTTTATCAGATTATTACCAGGTTGTGACACGCATGCGTATGAGTTTAAACAACAGGAGATTGACGGTCAGGCGCTGTTGCTACTGA